Proteins found in one Brevibacillus brevis genomic segment:
- a CDS encoding bifunctional folylpolyglutamate synthase/dihydrofolate synthase: MHAEEGFIEYTQALDWLHGLLRFGQRPGLERMQWVLEQLGHPERRIPFIHVAGTNGKGSTCAFLTQMLMEAGYSVGTFTSPYLVDFRERIRYNGSMIAEEDLLQLVNEVKVWVRRCEQETEFGSPTEFEVITLIAILYFSRVARPAVVVWETGLGGRLDSTNVVLPLVSVITNIGMDHTQMLGESLEDIAREKAGIIKPGVPVVTGEVRPELLAIFEERARQMKSTLYHIGEHFQAEQVEEQLGDQQFRYKSIHRRAEASYRLTMNGIHQTTNAAVALMTIDVLRNYFSFLLEEEEISRGLQQTRWPGRLEVISPRPMVILDGAHNQEGMEALVSSLDRLLPDGVQLHLLFSGLADKPLAKMAESLAPVKSKIKKLHVTTFDFPRAAEANSLQESFLAGGWEQEYLDAVPDWRAFLLSWMREKQSAKADDWLVVCGSLYFIAQVRAFFPTIVEEAGE; encoded by the coding sequence ATGCATGCAGAAGAAGGGTTTATAGAATACACGCAAGCGCTCGACTGGCTGCATGGACTGCTCAGGTTCGGTCAACGGCCAGGGCTTGAGAGAATGCAGTGGGTTTTGGAGCAACTAGGACATCCTGAGCGGAGAATCCCATTTATTCATGTGGCTGGCACCAATGGAAAAGGTTCAACCTGCGCATTTCTGACGCAAATGCTGATGGAAGCCGGATATAGTGTAGGTACATTTACCTCCCCCTATTTGGTGGATTTCCGTGAACGCATCCGTTACAACGGCAGCATGATCGCGGAAGAAGACCTATTGCAACTGGTGAATGAAGTCAAGGTATGGGTGCGACGATGCGAACAAGAAACAGAGTTCGGTTCCCCTACCGAATTTGAAGTGATTACGCTAATCGCCATTCTTTATTTTTCAAGAGTGGCGAGACCAGCGGTAGTCGTATGGGAAACAGGATTAGGCGGGCGATTGGATTCGACGAACGTCGTCCTTCCGCTTGTTTCAGTCATCACGAATATCGGCATGGACCATACACAGATGTTGGGAGAAAGCCTGGAAGATATTGCCCGGGAAAAAGCGGGGATTATCAAGCCGGGTGTTCCTGTAGTCACAGGTGAGGTTAGGCCGGAACTTCTCGCGATTTTTGAGGAGCGCGCGAGACAAATGAAGAGTACGCTATACCATATAGGTGAACATTTCCAGGCAGAGCAGGTAGAGGAGCAGCTGGGTGACCAACAGTTTCGTTACAAAAGCATTCACCGTCGTGCGGAAGCATCCTACCGTCTTACCATGAATGGCATTCACCAAACAACCAATGCAGCCGTTGCTTTAATGACTATCGATGTCCTGCGAAATTACTTCTCTTTCTTGCTGGAGGAAGAAGAAATATCTCGCGGTTTGCAACAAACGCGTTGGCCTGGTCGTCTAGAAGTCATCTCTCCAAGACCAATGGTTATCTTGGATGGGGCACACAATCAGGAAGGGATGGAAGCACTTGTAAGCAGTCTGGATCGGTTGTTACCGGATGGAGTACAGCTGCATTTGCTCTTTTCTGGCTTGGCAGATAAGCCGCTTGCCAAAATGGCAGAGTCGCTCGCACCAGTAAAGTCAAAAATTAAAAAGCTGCATGTGACAACCTTTGATTTCCCGCGTGCAGCCGAAGCCAATAGCTTACAAGAGTCGTTTTTAGCCGGTGGCTGGGAGCAAGAGTATCTCGATGCAGTCCCAGACTGGCGGGCGTTTCTCCTTTCTTGGATGCGGGAGAAGCAATCAGCGAAGGCGGATGACTGGTTGGTCGTCTGCGGTTCGCTCTACTTCATCGCCCAAGTACGCGCATTCTTTCCCACTATAGTAGAAGAGGCAGGTGAATAG
- the radC gene encoding RadC family protein, with product MATNTCNKTLLKNVPYYDRPRERLLREGAVHLSDTELLAILLRTGREQETAHQLAQRLLARFGDLRGLAQASHAELTELKGIGPVKAIELHAAFELGRRLMGVPREYRASIRLPRDVADLMSPELAHLTQEHFVCLFLNTKNHVIGKQTIFVGSLDASIVHPREVFKEAIRRSSASVICLHNHPSGDPTPSREDIAITHTLRDAGELVGISLLDHVIIGEGKYVSLKEQGYL from the coding sequence ATGGCAACAAATACCTGTAACAAAACGCTGTTGAAAAACGTCCCTTACTATGACCGTCCACGTGAACGACTGCTTCGCGAAGGAGCGGTCCATCTGTCTGATACTGAACTTCTTGCCATTTTACTGCGGACAGGCAGGGAACAAGAGACGGCTCATCAGCTGGCTCAGCGCTTGTTAGCCAGGTTTGGAGACCTGCGTGGTTTAGCCCAAGCCTCTCATGCTGAGTTAACAGAGCTAAAAGGAATTGGTCCAGTCAAAGCGATTGAATTGCATGCTGCGTTTGAGCTTGGGCGTAGATTGATGGGAGTGCCTCGAGAGTATAGGGCTTCTATCCGTTTACCACGGGACGTAGCTGATTTGATGTCGCCTGAGCTTGCTCATTTGACACAGGAACATTTTGTCTGTCTCTTTCTGAATACCAAGAACCACGTGATTGGCAAGCAGACGATTTTCGTAGGCAGTCTGGACGCTTCCATCGTACACCCGAGAGAAGTCTTTAAAGAAGCGATCCGTCGTAGCAGCGCATCGGTGATATGCCTACATAACCATCCGAGCGGTGATCCGACACCTAGCAGGGAAGACATCGCGATTACGCATACATTGCGTGACGCTGGTGAACTGGTGGGGATTTCATTGTTGGATCATGTTATTATCGGGGAAGGCAAGTACGTTAGTCTCAAAGAGCAAGGGTACTTGTAA
- a CDS encoding A24 family peptidase yields the protein MTNALILFVLCLYLSWVDFHHRRIPNRALVAGFVLISFFEFVLFSPMEWLMAGLFSILCLLVFGGISWYRPLALGMGDVKLFALVCYGIGVRDFVLVLTVASLAALLVSLVLLLIRKGSIKCEVPFAPFVTIGLAVLLVMSETS from the coding sequence ATGACTAACGCTTTGATATTATTCGTGCTCTGCCTTTACCTTTCGTGGGTAGATTTTCATCATAGACGAATACCTAATCGCGCGTTAGTTGCAGGGTTTGTATTGATTTCATTTTTCGAGTTTGTTCTCTTTTCGCCGATGGAATGGCTGATGGCTGGACTCTTTTCGATTCTCTGTTTACTCGTGTTTGGAGGCATCAGCTGGTACAGGCCGCTTGCACTTGGGATGGGGGATGTGAAACTGTTCGCTCTCGTCTGCTATGGAATTGGGGTTCGTGATTTTGTTCTTGTTCTTACGGTTGCGAGCTTGGCAGCCTTGCTCGTTTCTCTCGTTTTGTTGCTGATACGAAAAGGAAGTATCAAATGCGAGGTGCCGTTTGCGCCTTTTGTGACGATTGGGCTAGCTGTCCTTTTGGTTATGAGCGAAACCTCTTGA
- the murC gene encoding UDP-N-acetylmuramate--L-alanine ligase has protein sequence MDQAQHVHFVGIGGYGMSAIARVLIDLGYKVTGSDVAMNDLAKKLEARGAVIHIGHNAAHVEGADSIVYSTSISKDNPEVIAGQALGIPVMHRSQMLARILNERTGVAVAGAHGKTTTTSMISHVLEECGVDPTFIIGGELMSAGTNAKAGASDYVIAEADESDGSFLEYRPMYEIVTSIEPDHLEHFDGDFNNLKQAYVQFLSHLKPDGKAVLCIDDSHVREVMPSVEKTVVTYAVDPNFVAQAQFSATSIECGDRCSTCQIYHKDERLGELCLVVPGKHNIANALAAIIVCLDIGLSFDKIAQALSTFSGAKRRFQIIGDARGVLVVDDYAHHPTEIIATLSGARASGRRVIAVFQPQRYTRTYFLMDEFSRAFAEADEVIITDIYSPAGEEKIEGVTSEVLVQKIRTNSHPRAQYIPTKEQMQEHVFKGLQEGDLVLTMGAGDIWKSAYWLAEKLEK, from the coding sequence GTGGATCAGGCCCAACACGTCCACTTTGTGGGCATCGGCGGTTATGGCATGAGTGCCATTGCCCGCGTCTTGATCGACCTTGGATACAAGGTAACCGGCTCTGATGTCGCCATGAACGATTTGGCGAAAAAGCTGGAAGCAAGAGGGGCGGTCATTCATATTGGCCATAACGCTGCCCACGTGGAGGGAGCAGACAGCATCGTATACTCCACCAGTATTTCTAAAGACAATCCTGAGGTGATCGCAGGTCAAGCGCTAGGAATTCCGGTCATGCACCGTTCCCAAATGCTTGCTCGCATATTAAATGAGCGTACAGGAGTAGCAGTAGCCGGAGCACACGGCAAGACGACCACGACCTCGATGATCTCTCACGTGCTGGAAGAGTGCGGTGTAGACCCGACTTTCATCATCGGCGGTGAATTGATGAGTGCTGGTACCAACGCAAAGGCAGGTGCCAGTGACTATGTCATTGCCGAGGCAGACGAGAGCGACGGTTCCTTTTTGGAATATAGACCGATGTATGAAATTGTGACGAGCATCGAACCAGATCATCTGGAGCATTTCGATGGCGACTTCAACAATTTGAAACAGGCGTACGTCCAATTCTTGAGCCATCTCAAACCGGATGGAAAAGCGGTCCTGTGTATCGATGATTCACATGTGCGAGAAGTCATGCCGTCCGTCGAAAAAACGGTCGTGACGTATGCAGTCGATCCGAACTTTGTGGCACAAGCACAGTTTTCTGCCACTTCGATTGAATGTGGAGATCGTTGCAGCACATGCCAGATTTATCACAAGGATGAACGGTTGGGTGAATTGTGTCTCGTAGTCCCAGGCAAGCATAATATTGCAAATGCACTGGCTGCGATCATTGTATGCCTGGATATTGGCCTATCCTTTGATAAAATTGCACAGGCACTGTCTACTTTCAGCGGTGCCAAGCGCAGATTTCAAATTATCGGGGATGCACGAGGTGTCCTGGTCGTAGACGACTATGCGCATCATCCGACAGAAATTATCGCGACCCTAAGCGGGGCAAGGGCATCAGGCCGTCGTGTAATCGCTGTGTTTCAGCCGCAACGCTACACACGCACCTATTTCCTCATGGATGAATTCAGCCGTGCCTTTGCAGAAGCAGACGAAGTGATCATCACGGATATCTACTCCCCAGCGGGAGAAGAAAAAATCGAAGGAGTAACCTCCGAAGTGTTGGTGCAAAAAATCCGCACCAACAGCCACCCGCGTGCGCAGTACATTCCGACGAAGGAACAAATGCAGGAGCATGTCTTCAAAGGATTGCAAGAGGGCGATCTCGTGTTGACAATGGGTGCAGGAGACATTTGGAAATCCGCTTACTGGCTGGCTGAAAAGCTTGAGAAGTAA
- a CDS encoding rod shape-determining protein: protein MFGGFTRDLGIDLGTANTLVFVKGKGIVVREPSVVAIRTNNNSIEAVGNAAKSMIGRTPGNIVAVRPMKDGVIADFDTTATMMRYFINQAQKNQGLFTRRPNVMVCVPSGITAVEKRAVEDATKQAGAKEAYTIEEPFAAAIGADLPVWEPTGSMVVDIGGGTTEVAIISLGGIVTSRSIRVAGDEMDEAIIQYIKRRYNLMIGERTAETLKLEIGSAIAPDEVENVDIRGRDLVTGLPKTLSVSSTEIAEALAETISAIVEAVKVTLEKSPPELAADIMDRGIVLTGGGALLRNMDRLLSKETGMPVHVAENALDCVAIGTGRALENIHLFKSKQGITSSRLKRGK from the coding sequence ATGTTTGGTGGATTTACACGTGACTTGGGGATTGACCTCGGCACTGCCAATACACTTGTTTTTGTGAAGGGTAAAGGAATTGTGGTGCGTGAACCTTCTGTTGTAGCGATTCGCACTAATAACAATTCCATTGAAGCAGTAGGGAATGCAGCGAAAAGCATGATCGGTCGTACGCCAGGTAATATCGTAGCGGTTCGCCCAATGAAAGACGGGGTTATCGCTGACTTTGACACAACTGCGACAATGATGCGCTATTTCATCAATCAAGCACAAAAAAATCAAGGGTTGTTTACACGTCGTCCAAACGTAATGGTCTGTGTACCTTCGGGAATTACTGCGGTGGAAAAACGCGCGGTCGAAGATGCTACGAAGCAGGCTGGGGCGAAGGAAGCATATACGATTGAAGAGCCGTTTGCAGCCGCGATCGGTGCAGACCTGCCAGTGTGGGAGCCGACTGGAAGTATGGTCGTTGACATTGGTGGTGGTACGACAGAAGTCGCTATCATTTCTCTCGGGGGGATTGTTACATCCCGCTCCATTCGTGTGGCCGGGGATGAGATGGACGAGGCGATTATTCAGTACATCAAGCGCCGTTACAACTTGATGATCGGGGAACGGACAGCAGAAACATTGAAGTTGGAAATCGGCTCTGCGATTGCTCCTGATGAGGTCGAAAACGTTGACATTCGCGGTCGTGACCTTGTAACCGGATTGCCAAAAACGCTCTCGGTAAGCAGCACAGAGATCGCGGAAGCATTGGCAGAAACCATTTCTGCTATCGTAGAAGCGGTGAAGGTAACACTCGAAAAAAGCCCGCCTGAGCTCGCGGCGGACATCATGGATCGTGGAATTGTACTCACAGGCGGCGGTGCGCTCTTGCGCAACATGGATCGCCTGTTAAGTAAGGAAACGGGTATGCCCGTGCATGTCGCGGAAAACGCACTGGATTGCGTAGCGATTGGAACAGGTCGTGCATTGGAGAACATTCACCTGTTCAAATCCAAGCAAGGCATCACCTCTTCCCGACTAAAACGGGGTAAATAA
- the mreC gene encoding rod shape-determining protein MreC, with protein MSFFGNKRLIIVLVGLVLLISVVGFTSRERVSLTWPEMFFKDTFSVVQGFFYRPAQAVSGFFQEIEEAYGVYEENKALKAGLDQYASLSAELHTLKAENDRLREMLQAKDSLKSYRLRYAEVVARNPDTWNNVITIDKGLKHGIKKDMAVITAKGMIGRVQSVANFSATVELLTSYERRDHISADILTQQVVDGKPVYHQISGVIEEYDAQKRLLVMRKIPWGQAIKKDQQVISSGLGGVVPRNLPIGYIVRVEPDDYGLTQTAYIQPSADFSQLNEVMVVERDFTIAPNGELIPQQPAGQTQTQTTVPPAPPASGGGQ; from the coding sequence ATGTCGTTTTTCGGGAATAAGCGGCTTATCATTGTACTTGTAGGCTTGGTCCTGCTTATCTCCGTCGTGGGCTTCACTTCTCGTGAACGGGTTAGCCTGACCTGGCCAGAAATGTTCTTCAAAGATACCTTCAGCGTGGTGCAGGGCTTTTTCTATCGCCCTGCCCAGGCTGTTTCTGGCTTTTTTCAGGAAATTGAGGAAGCGTACGGCGTATATGAAGAAAACAAGGCGCTTAAGGCAGGGCTGGATCAATACGCCAGTCTAAGTGCTGAACTGCACACGCTCAAGGCTGAGAATGATCGCCTTCGAGAAATGCTGCAGGCAAAAGATTCACTCAAGTCTTACCGCCTCCGCTATGCGGAAGTCGTGGCGAGAAACCCGGATACTTGGAACAACGTCATCACGATCGACAAAGGACTGAAACATGGCATCAAAAAGGATATGGCGGTTATTACAGCCAAAGGAATGATCGGCCGCGTACAGAGTGTAGCCAATTTTTCAGCTACAGTGGAATTGTTGACGAGCTACGAGCGACGTGACCATATTTCTGCGGATATTCTGACGCAGCAGGTGGTCGATGGCAAGCCTGTGTACCATCAAATTAGTGGTGTTATTGAAGAGTACGACGCGCAAAAGAGATTGCTCGTCATGCGCAAAATCCCTTGGGGGCAGGCCATTAAAAAAGATCAGCAAGTTATTTCATCCGGTTTGGGAGGAGTTGTTCCTCGCAATTTGCCGATTGGCTATATTGTTCGCGTTGAACCAGATGATTATGGCTTGACTCAAACCGCCTACATCCAGCCAAGCGCTGATTTTTCACAATTGAATGAAGTCATGGTTGTGGAACGAGACTTCACAATCGCTCCCAATGGTGAATTGATCCCGCAACAGCCAGCTGGCCAGACACAAACGCAGACAACTGTGCCTCCGGCTCCACCTGCTAGCGGGGGTGGTCAGTAA
- a CDS encoding DUF4321 domain-containing protein produces the protein MGKETLTLVFLLVSGLLFGSIIGEILSPWLPFLTKSKEITWSPAADLEILKYELNFQVKLNLASIGGLALAFWIHRRIK, from the coding sequence ATGGGGAAAGAAACGCTTACTCTCGTGTTTCTGTTGGTGAGTGGACTTTTGTTTGGCAGCATTATCGGGGAGATTTTAAGTCCCTGGCTACCTTTTTTGACCAAGAGCAAAGAGATTACTTGGTCGCCTGCGGCAGATTTAGAAATTTTGAAGTACGAACTGAACTTTCAGGTAAAACTAAATCTAGCCAGTATCGGAGGCTTAGCCCTCGCATTTTGGATACATCGACGAATAAAGTAG
- a CDS encoding Maf family protein, which produces MTKKNVPLILASSSPRRRELLQTLGLSFTVITSDVDETTAEHLSASEVVEELSLRKAKEVASRLTEGVVLGSDTVVVLDDQILGKPVDEMDAYRMLSMLQGQEHTVYSGVALIDVETGRAEVSHSLTHVRIRALTEQEIKSYIATGEPMDKAGSYAIQGIGATLVEGITGDYFTVVGLPLGLTSTLLTRFGMPIL; this is translated from the coding sequence ATGACGAAAAAAAATGTTCCTCTCATTCTGGCTTCATCTTCGCCGCGTCGAAGAGAGCTTCTGCAAACTTTAGGCTTATCATTTACCGTCATCACCAGTGATGTAGATGAGACGACAGCAGAGCATTTATCTGCGAGCGAAGTAGTAGAAGAATTGTCTTTGCGCAAGGCCAAAGAAGTGGCTTCTCGCTTGACGGAAGGCGTCGTTTTAGGATCTGATACGGTAGTCGTTCTTGATGACCAAATACTGGGCAAGCCTGTTGACGAAATGGACGCATATCGTATGTTGTCCATGCTTCAGGGGCAAGAGCACACCGTTTATAGTGGAGTCGCCTTGATAGATGTGGAGACAGGCCGTGCGGAAGTCTCACATAGTCTAACACACGTAAGAATTCGAGCTTTAACAGAGCAAGAAATCAAGTCGTACATTGCGACAGGTGAGCCGATGGATAAAGCGGGCTCATATGCCATTCAGGGTATTGGAGCCACGCTCGTGGAAGGAATAACCGGAGACTACTTCACAGTCGTTGGTCTTCCGTTAGGCCTGACGTCTACACTTTTGACACGTTTTGGGATGCCTATATTGTAA
- a CDS encoding valine--tRNA ligase, with protein sequence MSTQPTTDIDQLLPKNYDPKAAENKWYPYWIEKQFFKAERDPNKRPFTIVIPPPNVTGKLHLGHALDTTLQDIITRTKRMQGYSALFLPGMDHAGIATQARVEATLREEGISRHDLGREKFVEKVWEWKHIYASHIREQWEKLGLALDYSRERFTMDEGLSQAVREVFVRLYEKGLIYRGNRIINWDPAARTALSDIEVIYKEVKGALHHMRYPLADGTGYIEVATTRPETMLGDTAVAVHPEDERYKDMIGKTVILPIVGREIPIVADDYVDPEFGSGAVKITPAHDPNDFELGLRHQLPQIVVMDETGTMNELAGIYKGLDRFACRKQIIKDLTEQGVMFKVEEHIHQVGHSERSDAVVEPYLSTQWFVKMQPLADEALANANSPESVKFVPERFKTNYLRWIENIRDWCISRQLWWGHRIPAWYCGDCNETIVSRTDVTECPSCHSHKLEQDNDVLDTWFSSGLWPFSTLGWPEESEDMKYFYPTNVLVTGYDIIFFWVARMMFSGLEFTGKSPFESVLIHGIIRDSEGRKMSKSLGNGVDPMEVIEKYGADALRYTLATGNSPGNDQRFYWEKVEANRNFANKIWNASRFALMNLADFKYEEIDLSGELTTPDKWILSRLQATIADVTRLSDAFEFGEAGRVLYNFIWDDLCDWYIEMAKLPLYGTDEAAKKTTQSVLVTVLDQTLKLLHPFMPFITEEIWQALPHQGESITVAPWPTVNEQWIFAEAESEMNQLMDIIRSVRNIRAEVNVPMSKKIELLIKPSDALSAERLTRGEHYLTRFCNPERLEISLDLATPDKAMSAVITGAELFLPLAGLIDIEQELKRLEKEVATLGSEVERIEKKLNNAGFMAKAPEKVVEEEKAKMADYMDKRDKVIARLAELKGE encoded by the coding sequence ATGTCTACACAGCCAACAACCGACATCGACCAATTGCTGCCGAAAAACTATGATCCAAAAGCAGCAGAAAACAAATGGTATCCGTATTGGATTGAAAAACAATTTTTCAAGGCAGAACGTGATCCGAATAAACGCCCGTTTACAATTGTTATTCCACCGCCGAACGTAACGGGTAAATTGCACCTGGGCCACGCGCTGGATACAACTTTGCAAGATATCATTACCCGTACCAAACGTATGCAAGGCTACAGCGCCTTGTTCTTGCCAGGTATGGACCACGCCGGTATCGCAACCCAAGCGCGGGTAGAAGCTACCTTGCGTGAAGAAGGCATCTCTCGCCATGATCTGGGTCGCGAAAAATTCGTGGAAAAGGTATGGGAGTGGAAGCACATTTACGCTTCGCATATTCGTGAGCAATGGGAAAAGCTCGGTCTTGCCCTGGATTACTCGCGCGAGCGTTTTACCATGGATGAGGGCTTGTCCCAAGCTGTACGCGAAGTATTTGTTCGTCTGTATGAAAAAGGCTTGATCTATCGCGGCAACCGCATTATTAACTGGGACCCTGCTGCTCGCACGGCTCTCTCCGATATTGAAGTAATCTACAAGGAAGTAAAAGGTGCGCTGCATCACATGCGTTACCCATTGGCAGATGGCACTGGTTATATCGAAGTAGCTACAACCCGTCCTGAAACGATGCTCGGTGATACGGCTGTAGCGGTACATCCGGAAGATGAGCGTTATAAAGACATGATCGGAAAAACCGTGATTTTGCCAATCGTAGGACGCGAAATTCCAATCGTAGCCGATGACTACGTTGATCCTGAGTTTGGTTCTGGCGCTGTAAAAATTACGCCAGCACACGATCCGAATGACTTTGAATTGGGCCTTCGTCATCAGTTGCCACAAATCGTTGTCATGGATGAGACGGGCACGATGAACGAGCTGGCAGGTATCTACAAAGGCTTGGATCGCTTTGCTTGCCGTAAGCAAATCATCAAGGACTTGACCGAGCAAGGTGTTATGTTCAAGGTTGAGGAGCATATTCATCAGGTTGGACATAGTGAGCGCAGCGATGCAGTCGTAGAACCATATCTTTCTACCCAATGGTTCGTAAAAATGCAGCCTTTGGCTGACGAAGCACTGGCTAATGCAAACAGCCCTGAGAGTGTGAAATTTGTCCCGGAGCGTTTCAAGACAAATTACCTGCGTTGGATTGAAAACATCCGCGACTGGTGCATCTCTCGTCAGCTTTGGTGGGGTCACCGAATTCCCGCATGGTATTGCGGAGATTGTAACGAAACGATTGTATCTCGCACGGATGTGACTGAGTGCCCTAGCTGCCACAGCCACAAACTGGAGCAGGACAACGACGTTCTCGATACATGGTTCTCTTCTGGTCTATGGCCGTTCTCGACACTGGGCTGGCCGGAAGAATCCGAGGACATGAAATACTTCTACCCAACGAATGTCCTGGTAACAGGCTACGATATCATCTTCTTCTGGGTTGCTCGCATGATGTTCTCAGGTCTTGAGTTTACCGGGAAAAGTCCGTTTGAGTCTGTCTTGATCCACGGCATTATTCGCGACTCCGAGGGCCGCAAAATGTCCAAATCACTCGGCAACGGTGTCGATCCGATGGAAGTGATCGAGAAGTACGGAGCAGATGCGCTGCGATACACACTGGCGACCGGAAACTCCCCAGGGAATGACCAACGCTTCTATTGGGAAAAGGTGGAGGCAAACCGCAACTTCGCGAACAAGATTTGGAATGCGTCTCGTTTTGCCCTGATGAACCTGGCTGACTTCAAATACGAGGAAATCGATTTGAGCGGTGAGCTGACTACACCAGACAAATGGATTCTCTCCCGCCTGCAAGCGACAATCGCAGATGTAACCCGTCTGTCTGACGCATTTGAATTCGGTGAAGCAGGCCGTGTACTTTACAACTTCATTTGGGATGACCTGTGTGACTGGTATATCGAGATGGCGAAGCTGCCGCTGTACGGTACAGATGAAGCGGCAAAGAAAACGACCCAATCCGTTCTGGTTACGGTTCTGGATCAAACGCTCAAGCTGTTGCATCCGTTCATGCCGTTCATCACGGAAGAAATTTGGCAGGCATTGCCTCACCAAGGCGAGAGCATCACTGTAGCACCTTGGCCAACTGTTAACGAGCAATGGATTTTTGCGGAAGCAGAAAGCGAAATGAACCAGTTGATGGATATCATCCGCAGCGTACGCAACATCCGCGCAGAAGTAAACGTACCGATGTCCAAGAAAATTGAGCTCTTGATCAAGCCAAGCGATGCATTGTCCGCTGAACGACTGACACGCGGTGAGCACTACCTCACTCGTTTCTGCAACCCTGAGCGTCTGGAAATCAGCCTGGATCTGGCTACGCCTGATAAAGCGATGTCTGCTGTGATCACGGGAGCAGAATTGTTCCTTCCACTGGCAGGCTTGATCGATATCGAGCAAGAGCTGAAGCGTCTGGAAAAAGAAGTGGCGACACTGGGCAGCGAAGTGGAGCGCATTGAGAAAAAGCTCAACAATGCCGGATTTATGGCCAAGGCACCTGAAAAAGTAGTCGAAGAGGAAAAAGCGAAGATGGCAGACTACATGGATAAGCGGGATAAGGTGATTGCACGACTTGCTGAATTGAAGGGCGAATGA
- a CDS encoding ketoacyl-ACP synthase III, translated as MMTNTSPFKSRITAIGTYVPSRVLTNTDMEKLVDTSNEWILQRTGIHERRMAREDEFTSDLAIAAIHDMIANYGKDVHDVDMILVATSTPDYPFPSVASQIQAHFQVEQTGAMDLSATCAGFTYALHTANALISSGLHRKVLVVGAETLTKVTDYTDRTTCILFGDGAGAVLVEQDSTAPGFLSAYLGSKGDGGIHVYRSGLSTHMDGRELSGNGCMVQNGREVYKWAVTTVPKGMQEVVSRAGKLLEDVDWFIPHSANLRMIESICEKSQFPLEKTLYSLTHYGNTSAATIPLSLALGIKEGKVKAGDTILMYGFGGGLVHGGLLFTWNP; from the coding sequence ATGATGACAAATACAAGCCCCTTCAAGTCGCGAATTACCGCCATCGGTACGTATGTGCCGAGTCGCGTTCTTACCAATACAGATATGGAAAAGCTAGTGGATACATCGAATGAGTGGATTTTGCAACGAACGGGTATTCATGAGCGCCGTATGGCAAGGGAAGATGAATTTACCAGTGATTTGGCCATCGCTGCTATCCACGATATGATCGCAAATTACGGGAAGGATGTCCACGATGTCGATATGATTTTGGTGGCGACCAGTACGCCAGACTATCCATTCCCAAGTGTAGCAAGTCAAATCCAGGCGCATTTTCAAGTCGAACAGACGGGAGCCATGGACCTCTCCGCTACCTGTGCAGGATTTACGTATGCGCTCCATACGGCAAATGCACTCATTAGCTCTGGCTTGCATCGCAAAGTGCTGGTGGTAGGTGCAGAAACGTTAACAAAAGTTACTGACTATACGGATCGTACGACATGCATTCTGTTCGGTGACGGTGCGGGCGCGGTGCTGGTTGAGCAAGACTCTACAGCTCCTGGTTTTTTGTCCGCCTACTTAGGTTCAAAAGGGGACGGAGGGATTCATGTATACCGCTCGGGCTTGTCAACGCATATGGATGGACGAGAATTGAGCGGGAATGGATGCATGGTCCAAAACGGGAGAGAAGTCTACAAGTGGGCAGTAACTACTGTTCCAAAGGGGATGCAGGAGGTAGTGAGCCGTGCGGGCAAATTACTCGAAGATGTGGACTGGTTCATCCCGCACAGTGCCAATTTGCGCATGATCGAATCCATTTGTGAGAAGAGTCAGTTCCCTCTTGAAAAAACATTGTACAGTCTGACACATTACGGGAACACATCAGCGGCTACCATCCCATTGTCGCTCGCCCTGGGGATCAAGGAAGGCAAAGTAAAGGCAGGGGACACGATCCTGATGTATGGGTTTGGCGGTGGTCTCGTCCACGGTGGTCTTTTGTTTACGTGGAATCCGTAA